A stretch of Polypterus senegalus isolate Bchr_013 chromosome 3, ASM1683550v1, whole genome shotgun sequence DNA encodes these proteins:
- the ttc32 gene encoding tetratricopeptide repeat protein 32: MDCGNAAALLHSADEEFRGRRLSEAERLYTQFIDVCKDRGCSVEDLAIAYNNRGQVKYLRVDFYEAMEDYTSAITINKHFEIPYYNRGLIRYRLGFFEDAEEDFKRTLKLNPNFEDAKLSLNQTLLDKEDKLKRGY; the protein is encoded by the exons ATGGACTGTGGAAACGCTGCGGCGCTCTTACATTCTGCTGATGAAGAGTTTCGTGGTCGGAGACTTTCTGAAGCTGAGCGGCTTTACACGCAGTTTATTGATGTTTGCAAAGATAG GGGCTGCAGTGTAGAAGACCTTGCCATTGCTTACAACAATAGAGGACAGGTCAAGTACCTGAGAGTTGATTTCTATGAAGCCATGGAAGATTACACATCAGCCATCACAATTAACAAGCATTTTGAGATACCATATTACAACAGAGGATTAATAAGATACCGACTAG GCTTTTTTGAGGATGCAGAAGAAGATTTTAAGAGAACACTCAAGTTGAATCCTAATTTTGAAGACGCAAAACTTAGTTTAAACCAGACACTGTTGGATAAAGAGGATAAATTAAAACGAGGCTATTAA